TTGATCGCGTCTACCTGACCTTTATCTTTTTCAGAAATCCACCAGGTAATGTATTTTTCGTACTTTTTAATAACTTCCACACTCTCGTCGGTAGAGCCGCCGTCGACGATCAGGTACTCTAAATTCGGATAGTTCTGATTGAGTATGCTGAGAATGGTTCGTTCAAGAAACGGCGCCTGGTTGTATGAAGGCGTAATAATAGTAAGCTTCGGCAGATTTTTGACGCTACTTAGTGCAGCATCTCCGTTCAGTTGCAGACCGGATACGAATTTACGCAGCGTATGTGTGTTTTTTTCTAGGAAATGCATTGCATCCTGTTTAAAACTGATCAATATATTCAGTAACTGCCGACAACTTTTTGGCAACGTTATTTCTCAAAACCCTGTATTTGCGGATATAGGCCAGCTTTCCGTATACTGGCAGTTCAGAATTCGGCAGGTACTTCTGATAACTTTTCAGACTTTCCTTGTACTGTTTTAGCAGATTTTGAAAAGCGGGATTTTGCCCAGCCAAAGCCTGGTGATTTGACCAAACGGCATCAAAATAAGTTAAACCGGCAAAGTCTGCTGAAATAAGAGAAGTTTCGTCAACCGTATATTTTCCAGCATTTTCCGAGAGCCTATTATTTAAAATGGCGTGCAGCCCAAAATGCCACGCCGGGTTTGAAATGATCTTTGTTTTGGGAATCCAGACCGGAATATAATTCATCCAGAGCTGATCCATATTCATTCCGTTACAAAGGTCAAATGCAGCTCTGTCCAGCGTTCTACTACGCCACCAGTCCAGCGTTTTCTTCGTTGTTTCACTGTTTTTCAATATCCAGCTCCCGGAATGAAACATACCGACATTCAGAATCCGTTTATCGTCGAGTACTTCGGATTTAGCCAGCGGTTTTAGAATGTTTGGAGTCAGATAAAATTCGGTTCCCTGGTCAAGAACCGGCGTCACCGATTGATACAACAATACGGTTGGTGCAAGAAATGTCAGTAATTCACAATCGGGATGCAGATTTAGCAACCATTTTGCTACCCACGGGCGCGCTGCTGCCAGAAGTTCAAAATCAAAATATTCCTGAACCCAGCTTTCCCAGCGCGGGATCTCGATCCGGGAGATATCAACTGCCTGAATGTGCGAAGGCAGTTCTTTAAGCGGAGCCGCATCGACCCAGCAAAGATAAAAAACAGTATCCGGTTCAAATTTTGACACCGAATCAGCCAAAGTAAGTGCGTGAGCCAGATTTGTCCTGTTACAGACTGTATAGATAATATTCATTTAAGATTAATCGGCTTCCGGCTTGGTGTTAAAATAGGGCAGGTCCCTGATATTTGATCGGCAAATGCCGGTCAATGCAAATGGTAGCGCGTCGCTGTTTCCGATTCGCATGACGTTTCGGGCGAAATGATTCCGTACAATATGAGTAGGCTTTCTCAGCTGGGGCCAGAAACGATTTGCTTCCAGATCCCAGAAAACAGAGTCTGCGTGCTGCAAACGGACCTCGTGCCGATATTGATAAGCCTCTTTCCGTTTGTTTTGCAAGGTTTTTGTCATTCGCTCAATCCGACAAAGGTAAAGTCCATTATCGGTATAACCGTTTCCGAATAGTATTTTTTCGTCAGTAGTTAGTCCTGAAAGCCTTTTTAAAATATGATCTGAGATTTTTCCGGGATTGTCGAAATAAGGTGCGGCTGTGAGATAATCATATCCCTGCTTACACCAATAGTAGAGTTCGTCGCGCACAACCCAACTATTCAGTTCGTGGATGAGCAGAAAATCACACCAGTTGAACCTGTCGTAAAAATCTTCCATCAAAAACAGAGAAGCCAGATGGTCGCGTGACTGAAAGTATTTTTTCGGAAAGTAAATAACGTCGATATCCTCATTATGCTCCTTCACAATAGAGAGGTCGGCACCTTCGAATGTGATGAATATCAACGGATACTGATGCAGGGTTTCCAGACAATGGTGCAAAATCCGTTCCTCGGTCGGGTCAATTTCGGGGTTCAGGATAGGAATGACAACGGATACAAGCTCTTTCATCAGAATGTTTCCAATTGGCCAATCACATATTGGATAGGTTTTTTGAGAAATTTGCGTACCCGCTGGTACCGCCGAACCGGCGCAGGCTTGATATAGGCACAGGGGAATTTACGGTAATATGCATTTCCTTTTGATAACAGGCTGTTCCGGTAAATTCCAAATAGTTCGGTAAGATCCGTGCGATCCGCTAACTCAAAACGATCCTGGTATTTAGACAATATTTCCGGTTTCGCAGGATCATAACCGCTGTAATGGAAAAAAAGCAGTTGATATTCGCCATTGACCATAAACCGTTCGTTTTGAAAGGAAAATGTGCGCTCGTGCAGGTTCCAGTAGGCGGCGTTGTATCCGGGATTTCTTTCTATCAAGGTATCGGGAACAAATACCGGCAGAAAATTCATCCAGTTCTGATCAACAAAAAGTCCGTTACAGAGATCTATCAGGCATTCATACCTTAATTTTTCTTCCCACCATTCGATAAATCGGTTATTTTCCTCACTTCGCATGAAAGCAACGAAACCGAGATTGTAGACACCGGTATTTAAATGGTGCAGTTCATTCGGCGTAAGCTGGTCTTCGATAGGTGTTGTAATGTGGGGCGTAACCACTGCACTGTGTTTTTGCAGTGAGTTTATTAAACCTTCAAGAGACTGGAAGACGATGATGTCGGGATCAAAATAAATGACTTCCGTCGCCTCAGGATAATGCCTGAAAAAATAGGTGAAGTAAAATGGCTTTACCGCCGTGTTAAGCTCAGTAATATTATACCGCTCCGCCATTTCCTGAAAATCTTTGATCTCGATCTTGTCAATCTCAATCATTGGGAATTCAGTTGTGTAGGGATTTTCGAAAGCAATGCCTTCAAGGGAATCAACCAGCCCGATAAAGAATTTCACATCCGGATTAGTGGATTTGAGTGAATCTCCTAATGTCCTCGCCTGAGCTAAGTAATTGATCGAGCAAATGGTAAAGGCAATGGTCATTGATTTTGCTGTTCCGAAACCTGTAAAGGTAAGTACTTTTGAATAATGGCTTCGATACTGCCTACGCTTTTATCGGTATTGTGCCGCTCTAACACCTTTTTTCTTCCGTTGCGGCCCAGTGTTTCGCGCAGTGCCGGATCAAGGATTAATTGAATGATTGCATCGGATGCAGCAGAAATATCAACGTACGGTACCACAAAGCCAGCATCGCTTTCGATGAGCTCCGGTGCGCCGCCGGCATCTTCAAAGCATACTACCGGAATTTCCAGTAAGGCTGCTTCCAGTACTACCAGGGGATAAGGATCTTCCCGTGAACTGAGCAGGAGCACGTCAAAACGATTGATATAATCCAGGGCATTCGGGGTAGGAGGGATCAGGATAATCTTGTCGGTTAGACCCATCAAACGTATATCGCTTTCAATCAGCGTGTAAATTTCATGCTGCGGCCCTGCGCCTATCCAGACGAAGTACACAGGCAAAGGTTGCGTTTTGTGTATTACGCGCTTGGCAATCCAGTTAAATATATCATTTCCTTTGCGCCACTCGGCATTTCCGCAGCCTCCGATCACGATCGCGTCGGCCGGGACTTTATGCGTTTTTTCAAGTAGATTGTGCTGGACTGTTCTTAGTTTCTGATCAATATGCTCGTGGTCGATCAGTGTAAATGTACTGACGCGCGAAGGAGGGAAATCGTATTTCTTAACGTAATAATTGGCTACTGCATGAGAAACAGCGATCAGGTGATCGGCTTTGTGCAGCATGAATGCCAGATGCTTTTCGTGCGAATACATTTTTACCGACATCGCGAGCTCGTGCACAAAAAGTACGAGCGGAACATGGTGCAGAAATTTCAGAAAGTCGTGGTAGACGCCGGAGTTAGCGATTGAATTGACGAAAACAAGTCCGATATTCTGCATTTCCAGTTCGGATACAACTCTGTCTGCCCCTTTCTGAACCGTGTGTTCTTCGTAAAATTTGTACAGATTGACCTTTTTTAAAATCTTTCCAGTAAAGGGCGTCGGGGCGACTTTGTTATTCTGGTAGAGCCTGGTAATGGTCACTACTTCTTCAAATTCCTTTTCAAGTTCTCCTCCGCTGCAAAGCAAAAGATGCATCGGGATACCTCGCTCTTTCAAAAGCCTTAGAAGCTGCAATAGCAGCAACTGGCTCCCGGCCCGGTTCGCGTCGTGACTGACGAAAAGTATTTTCTTTTGCTCCATTAACAATTATCGCTATCTCAAACTTGGGACATTCTCATACATGGCCAGCATAGATATCAATGTATCAGTAAGCTTCGTAGCTCAGTTTTCCAGGAACCTTTTTAGCCGGATTGCCAACGTAAATACCCCATTCCTCAGTTTCTTTCGTAATCGCCGAGGCCATGCCCACAAGCGTTCCCTGGGCGATCATTGTATAATCGCGTATCGTACTGTTCACCCCAAAAAATGAGTATGGCTCAACCACGCAATGCCCTGACAGCACAACATGTGATGTAAAGAAAACATGGTCTTTAATTTGCCCGTGGTGCCCGATATGATTCCCACTCCACATGACCACATTATTGCCGACAGTTGTAAAAGGCTGAATGGTATTATCTTCCAGAATAAAGCAGTTCTCACCAATAACACTTTTGTCGAAAATGGTGGCTTTGGAACTGATGTAGGAAATGAACTGGTATCCTTTGGACTTGGCCTCATGATAGATCGCTTCTCTGTTCCGGTTCATATTGCGGCCGGTCATCGGGGCGAAAAAGGAATGTTCTGTCGGCGGAAAGAGCGTTTCTACGTCTTCGAATGCAACAACGGGTAATCCCTTGAAAGATTCCTGATCTATATACTGGCGGTTAATAGTGAACGCAACTATTTCATGCTCTGAGTCATGAGTCAAATAGTAATGTGCTAGTTCTGCCGTGTCGAGTACTCCAAATATGATAATCTTGGCCATTCTAAATTAATTCGTAAGCTTTCAGTTGTTTCCTGATCTCTTCGGGGCTGTTAAACATCAGGATATCAATTACAGATAACCAAGGTACAAAAGCATTTTTGAATTGGATATATGGAGCTGAAAGACTTTTAATGAAGTCGAGCTTAATCCCTTCTCTTTCAAATTTGCCTTTGTCATACAATTCCATTCCACCGATCGGATTAATGTAATGTCTGGCATTTTCCTGTTTGCAGATGTCCAAAATTCTGTCCTGTCCTTTCAGATGTGTGTTGTTATAGATTGTTGAGGAGGGGATAATTTCAGTATTAATGTCCATAAATGCGCAGGTCCTGATCAGCGCATGCAAGGTTAGTTCGTTGATGGTACTAACTTCTAAATTTACGATTTCTTCAATCAGAACAAAAACCTTTTGATAATAGGGGGCTTTCTGGTAAGACTGTTGAATGGTCTTTAAAAACTTTTTCTGCCAGGGTTCGCCCGAAGACAATGCTACTTCACTAATGAGCTTGTTCTGGCTTGCGTCTTTTAAAGGTATAGTGAAAAGATGCGCTTTTCCCGACACCAGTATGTTATTTCGATTGATCCAGCCTTTGTTGATAAAATTCACATCATCGTAGATAATGAACTTATCAACAGCATTGATCAGTTGGAAATAGCCTATATAGGGGAATATATAGGGCTGCATGATTGCAATGGTCATGTGAAGCTATTTGAGTTTCCGAAGATAATAATCCTCTCCTTTTACATCCAGGTTGGTCATTGTAGTATCGGAACCGAGGCGAATATCGGTAGGTAGAGCTTTGATCTTACTCGTATCATTTACTACGCTTCTGGCATAAAACAGGTAGTCAGCTTCCTTTGGGATCGGTTTCAGGCCTTGTTCAAAAGGATTGATCGAAATCAGTTTGCGCGACAATTCCGCACCATACAATGGATATTCAAAATCATCATTGATGGTTGCCAATGCCACGGTAGCATCCGGCGGTACGATTGAATCGAATGCCTGGTAGGGTTTCGTAATATCGGGACGCGCGATGGTCTGAAATTTAACGCGCTCGGTTTTAAAGGCAGATTCGTGTCCGTAGGCAGGCAGCGGCAGGCAGCGGACATTGAGGTAAACCGACATTACGGCCGAAATACAGGCCAGTACCACAATCACAAATACGTAACCTTTCCAAACATTACGCCGCGGCTTGGTGATCGACAGGCGGTGATGTGAAAATAACAGTAGCAGAAAAAGTACGCCGAATAAGCCGGTTTCTATAAAATACCTCCCTTTAAAAGGATCGTAGGGTGCCGAATACGATAATGTTGCGAAATGAAGGCAGAATGCCAGGGCGAGGAACCAATGTACCCTGGACCGGAACACACGCACAAGTACCAGCAGGACGAGGGGGAGTGTCAATGCAAATCCGAATACGCCCCAGTAAGGATTGGCATTGTAGTTCTGAAATCGCCGCTGCATGGAAAATGGCAGGATCGAGAAATCGGTTTCCTCATCCAGCCGCATATGCAGTTTATCTTCGAGGGCGACAATAGGTTTCCTGATGGTCGTATTCAGATTATAGCCCCACTGCGCATTTCTGATACCGTCAAGATTAAAGAAATCATAAGCGTACCTGACCATATTCCTGCTTCCCTGTTCGAAAAGGTTGGATAAAGGTCCTGCTCTTTCGACCGATTGGTGTTTCAAAGAAGTCGGGGGGCCAATAGGATGCCCGAAAACCATAATGTTTTTGATATATCCGGTTGGGAAGGTGTAAATGAGCATCGCCACAAATATGGAAACGCCGAGCTTGACAAACCGGGCAAAAAAAGTTTTCAGATCAGGTGCCAGGAATACGGTGTAGAGCATGATCACGAATACCGAAGGCAGAAGCAGTGCAAATGTCACTTTATGCCCAAAAACGATCCCGAAAATCATTCCGGAGAAATAGAGGTACTTATTCGATCTGGTTGAATAATAGGTAAAAAGAAAGTACATCAGACAGCTCAAATAGGCGGTCATGACAATATCCGTCTCAGTTGAAATAGCCTGCATTAAAAAGTCGAGGAACAGGCTGTATGCCAGCGCGCAAAAGAAGCTTGCGGACAAATTTCTGCCTATCCGCTGGGCAGTGCCGAACACTGCAACCAGAGAAATATAATAAGAGGCATGATGGATCAGCTTGAATGCATTTTCGAAATTTCCGCTAATTAAATAGCTGTAAATCTGAATGGTAGTCAGGCTTTTAGGATAAGTATCCATATTCCAGTTTGTACCTCCAAAGTGCGCCATCGTTCCCCGCTGAATGTAGCGTACCGCCCGATTGAGGTGGCCGGTCATGCTGTCCCATTCGTTCGGGGCGGTAAAGAGCACCAGTATCAGATTCGTGACCCCGATGAATACAAACGTGGAAAACATGATCAGAAAAATCGCTTTCAGATACGGAGAGAGCTCTCTGATCCAGGCCCTGAAGGTTGTCAGGCGATTTGATAAAACAGATCTTACAGAATAGCCCGGCCCAGCGTTTACCAGATAAGACCAAATCAGATAATGAAGAGACAGAATCAGGAAGCTGGTGATGATCCACACGTAAACATGAGCGGTGAGATCAAGGGCGGAGAGGATAAAGCCGCTGGGAATAATGCTTCCGGTGAATAGGACAAAACAGCTGAGCAGCCACTCAGTAAGCGAAGGCTGAGCAACCTTTTTTGCAACAAATCCTATACCGTATAAAAAGAGAAAAAAGGCAAGCCAATAAAAAAGTACCATTCGATTATGGTGATAAATGACCATTAATGATGCCGGATATGCGCTCAATATCTGAGTAGGGCAGACCAACATATAAAGGCAAACTTAACACTCTTAATGCTATATCTTCAGAAACCGGACAAGCAAATTGCCGCGGCATGAAAGAAAGGGTATTTAACGAAGGGAAAAAGTAACGGCGGGGAATGATTTCCTGTTCCCGTAAAGCGTCCATTATACGGAACATTACTTCCTCCGAAGGAAACACGACCGGGTAATAGGCATAGTTGTACTCGATATCGCTGCTGATTGCAGGCTTGTAAAGCAGATCCCAGTTCAGCAGGCTGTCATAGGCATCGAAAACTTCTTTTCTTGCCTGGATAATTTCCGCCACGCGCGGCAGGTTAACCAATCCCATAGCCGCATGGAATTCGGAATTCTTCCCGTTAATACCCGCATATAAATAAAGGTCATCGCCCTGGTGTCCGAATGCGCGCAATAAATGCAGCTTTTTGTCCAGTTCAGGGTGATTGGATACTAATGCGCCGCCCTCAATGGTATGAAAAACCTTGGTAGCGTGAAAGCTGCATGTGCTGAGATCGCCGTAGGAAAGCAGAGATTTGCCTTTGTAAGTCACTCCGAATGCGTGTGCTGCGTCGTAAATGACTTTAAGATTATGCTTTTTGGCTATTTCTTCAATTGCTTCAATATCACAGGGATTTCCGTAAACGTGCGTCGCCAGGATAGCCGAAGTGGCAGGTGTGATCGATGCCTCGATGAGCGCTGGATCTATATTGAAAGTTTTCGCATCAATATCTACGAAAACGGGCGTGCAATTCTCCCATAAGATTGCATTGGAAGTGGCGCAATAAGAGAAGGGAGTTGTGATAATTTCCCCTTTCAATTCAAGCGCTTTGATCGCTATCTGCAGAACGATGGTTCCGTTTCCACAAAAATAAAGGTGATCAACTTTTAAATATTTTTTCAGCTCTTCTTCAAGCTGTTGCAATACAGGCCCGTTGTTGGTGATGTAGCCGCGGTCCCATATTTCATGGACTAATTTCAGGTACTCTTCCCGTTCTGGCAGAAAGGTTTTAGTGACATTAATCATTCACTACGTGTTCAGTTTGGCGAATGGAAAAATTAAGTTGGGGGCGAATATATCCGGGCCATTTGCCATACCAGGTAACATTTTCACGATAGTCCTCAATATCAAATACCAGTGCTTCTTCCATGTTGTAAAGCACCGTGCTGGTATCTTTTACGATCATCATGGAGACTACGTAAGAGCCGTCGTTAAGGAAATTGCCCGGAAGCTCGCAGGTTCCGGTGACCAATCCTTTCGGGAAGCTTTCGGATTGCGTGCCTACATTAAAAATGCATTCACCGGTAAATGTGTATAAATGCATACTTAAGTTGAGGTTCGCGCCTTCTACCAGGTTCCAGAATTCGAACTGGAAATTGATAGGCGTCCGAACGTCAATATGGTTCAGGTCGTCCTGATATTCGGGGAATAGCTTGAAACGCTTTACCCTTACCTGGTCATTGCCTGGTGCGCTTTCAATGTTGTCCCAATGCTTATCGAGGGATTTATGCGAAACCTTGCTTAAATAATTCGTAACGATATGCGTTGTTTCTCCCTGATCAATCAGACGGCCTTTTTCAAAATAAAATGATTTATTACAAAGTGCCTGGATTGCAGTCAGGTTGTGGCTTACGAATATCAGCGTACGCCCGCTTTCCGATACGTCCCGCATTTTACCGAGGCATTTCTTTTGAAATTCGGTGTCTCCCACTGCCAGTACTTCGTCGACGATCAGGATTTCAGGGTTGAGGTGAGCTGCGATAGCAAAGCCCAGTCTCACATACATACCTGACGAATACCTTTTAACAGGAGTATCGAGAAATTTCTCAACCCCTGCAAAGTCAACGATGGCATCGAAGGATTCACGGATCTCGCTTTTGTTCATTCCGAGAATCGCCCCGTTCAGGAAGATATTTTCTCTTCCGGTAAGTTCAGGATGAAAACCTGTTCCTACTTCCAGTAAGCTTGCAATACGGCCTTCTATTTTGATCTGCCCCGTACTTGGTTCGGTAATCCGGCTGAGAATTTTGAGCAAAGTCGATTTGCCTGCTCCGTTATGACCAACAATACCGATACGGTCGCCCTGGTCGATACTAAAATTAATATCCTTGAGTGCCCAGAATTCTTCCTTGTCCGAAAAATCATCCTGCGCCTTCTTTCTTGAAAATAACTTGTCGACCGTTTCCGTCACAACATCACGCAGGCCGGTTGACCCACTTTTGCGCTGGTGGTCGATGATATATTTTTTACTGATGTTTTCAGCTACAATGACAGGCATGCCCTAGTGTAATTTTCAGATGTGATCCACAAATGTGTTCTCTTTCCTTCGAAAATAGATCAAAGATAGTACGAGAATCGAAAAGGAAATGATCACCGTCGAGTATAAACTTTGTGGATTAAAATACGATTTCTCTCCCAGTAAACACCAGCGGAAACCACCGATAATGCCTACAAGGGGATTCAGATTATAATATTTTTCAAACCAGGTATCTCTAACAAGCGAACTCGGATAAGCAACCGGCAACACATACATTCCGACTTGAATTAAGAATGGAATCAGTTGGCCGATATCCCGAAAACGCACATTCAATACTGCAAAAAACAGCCCGAAACCCATCGATGTAATAAATGTAAGTAAAACAAAGAAAGGAATGTATACGATCTGCCAGCTTATCGTGTAGTCAAAGAATGGAGTAAGTACGATAAAAATGCCAAGTGCGATTAAAAAATCAACAAAACCTACCGCAATGGAACTTAGCGGCATCAGCAATCTCGGGAAATATACCTTGGATACCAGGTTCGAATTGAGCAGGATGCTGTTGCTGATCTGCTGAAATGTGTTCGAAAAGAATGTCCAGATAGTCAGGCCGC
This Dyadobacter sp. UC 10 DNA region includes the following protein-coding sequences:
- a CDS encoding ABC transporter ATP-binding protein gives rise to the protein MPVIVAENISKKYIIDHQRKSGSTGLRDVVTETVDKLFSRKKAQDDFSDKEEFWALKDINFSIDQGDRIGIVGHNGAGKSTLLKILSRITEPSTGQIKIEGRIASLLEVGTGFHPELTGRENIFLNGAILGMNKSEIRESFDAIVDFAGVEKFLDTPVKRYSSGMYVRLGFAIAAHLNPEILIVDEVLAVGDTEFQKKCLGKMRDVSESGRTLIFVSHNLTAIQALCNKSFYFEKGRLIDQGETTHIVTNYLSKVSHKSLDKHWDNIESAPGNDQVRVKRFKLFPEYQDDLNHIDVRTPINFQFEFWNLVEGANLNLSMHLYTFTGECIFNVGTQSESFPKGLVTGTCELPGNFLNDGSYVVSMMIVKDTSTVLYNMEEALVFDIEDYRENVTWYGKWPGYIRPQLNFSIRQTEHVVND
- a CDS encoding glycosyltransferase family 4 protein, which translates into the protein MEQKKILFVSHDANRAGSQLLLLQLLRLLKERGIPMHLLLCSGGELEKEFEEVVTITRLYQNNKVAPTPFTGKILKKVNLYKFYEEHTVQKGADRVVSELEMQNIGLVFVNSIANSGVYHDFLKFLHHVPLVLFVHELAMSVKMYSHEKHLAFMLHKADHLIAVSHAVANYYVKKYDFPPSRVSTFTLIDHEHIDQKLRTVQHNLLEKTHKVPADAIVIGGCGNAEWRKGNDIFNWIAKRVIHKTQPLPVYFVWIGAGPQHEIYTLIESDIRLMGLTDKIILIPPTPNALDYINRFDVLLLSSREDPYPLVVLEAALLEIPVVCFEDAGGAPELIESDAGFVVPYVDISAASDAIIQLILDPALRETLGRNGRKKVLERHNTDKSVGSIEAIIQKYLPLQVSEQQNQ
- a CDS encoding ArnT family glycosyltransferase, giving the protein MVLFYWLAFFLFLYGIGFVAKKVAQPSLTEWLLSCFVLFTGSIIPSGFILSALDLTAHVYVWIITSFLILSLHYLIWSYLVNAGPGYSVRSVLSNRLTTFRAWIRELSPYLKAIFLIMFSTFVFIGVTNLILVLFTAPNEWDSMTGHLNRAVRYIQRGTMAHFGGTNWNMDTYPKSLTTIQIYSYLISGNFENAFKLIHHASYYISLVAVFGTAQRIGRNLSASFFCALAYSLFLDFLMQAISTETDIVMTAYLSCLMYFLFTYYSTRSNKYLYFSGMIFGIVFGHKVTFALLLPSVFVIMLYTVFLAPDLKTFFARFVKLGVSIFVAMLIYTFPTGYIKNIMVFGHPIGPPTSLKHQSVERAGPLSNLFEQGSRNMVRYAYDFFNLDGIRNAQWGYNLNTTIRKPIVALEDKLHMRLDEETDFSILPFSMQRRFQNYNANPYWGVFGFALTLPLVLLVLVRVFRSRVHWFLALAFCLHFATLSYSAPYDPFKGRYFIETGLFGVLFLLLLFSHHRLSITKPRRNVWKGYVFVIVVLACISAVMSVYLNVRCLPLPAYGHESAFKTERVKFQTIARPDITKPYQAFDSIVPPDATVALATINDDFEYPLYGAELSRKLISINPFEQGLKPIPKEADYLFYARSVVNDTSKIKALPTDIRLGSDTTMTNLDVKGEDYYLRKLK
- a CDS encoding WbqC family protein yields the protein MTIAIMQPYIFPYIGYFQLINAVDKFIIYDDVNFINKGWINRNNILVSGKAHLFTIPLKDASQNKLISEVALSSGEPWQKKFLKTIQQSYQKAPYYQKVFVLIEEIVNLEVSTINELTLHALIRTCAFMDINTEIIPSSTIYNNTHLKGQDRILDICKQENARHYINPIGGMELYDKGKFEREGIKLDFIKSLSAPYIQFKNAFVPWLSVIDILMFNSPEEIRKQLKAYELI
- a CDS encoding acetyltransferase gives rise to the protein MAKIIIFGVLDTAELAHYYLTHDSEHEIVAFTINRQYIDQESFKGLPVVAFEDVETLFPPTEHSFFAPMTGRNMNRNREAIYHEAKSKGYQFISYISSKATIFDKSVIGENCFILEDNTIQPFTTVGNNVVMWSGNHIGHHGQIKDHVFFTSHVVLSGHCVVEPYSFFGVNSTIRDYTMIAQGTLVGMASAITKETEEWGIYVGNPAKKVPGKLSYEAY
- a CDS encoding ABC transporter permease, whose protein sequence is MAAQHTITIKAGGSEKDYWKDLWLHRQLLWILSKRDISVRYKQTLLGVAWSVLRPFMTMTVMVFVFSYVAKIDSDPGIPYPLMVLSGLTIWTFFSNTFQQISNSILLNSNLVSKVYFPRLLMPLSSIAVGFVDFLIALGIFIVLTPFFDYTISWQIVYIPFFVLLTFITSMGFGLFFAVLNVRFRDIGQLIPFLIQVGMYVLPVAYPSSLVRDTWFEKYYNLNPLVGIIGGFRWCLLGEKSYFNPQSLYSTVIISFSILVLSLIYFRRKENTFVDHI
- a CDS encoding DegT/DnrJ/EryC1/StrS family aminotransferase is translated as MINVTKTFLPEREEYLKLVHEIWDRGYITNNGPVLQQLEEELKKYLKVDHLYFCGNGTIVLQIAIKALELKGEIITTPFSYCATSNAILWENCTPVFVDIDAKTFNIDPALIEASITPATSAILATHVYGNPCDIEAIEEIAKKHNLKVIYDAAHAFGVTYKGKSLLSYGDLSTCSFHATKVFHTIEGGALVSNHPELDKKLHLLRAFGHQGDDLYLYAGINGKNSEFHAAMGLVNLPRVAEIIQARKEVFDAYDSLLNWDLLYKPAISSDIEYNYAYYPVVFPSEEVMFRIMDALREQEIIPRRYFFPSLNTLSFMPRQFACPVSEDIALRVLSLPLYVGLPYSDIERISGIINGHLSP
- a CDS encoding DUF5672 family protein, with translation MKELVSVVIPILNPEIDPTEERILHHCLETLHQYPLIFITFEGADLSIVKEHNEDIDVIYFPKKYFQSRDHLASLFLMEDFYDRFNWCDFLLIHELNSWVVRDELYYWCKQGYDYLTAAPYFDNPGKISDHILKRLSGLTTDEKILFGNGYTDNGLYLCRIERMTKTLQNKRKEAYQYRHEVRLQHADSVFWDLEANRFWPQLRKPTHIVRNHFARNVMRIGNSDALPFALTGICRSNIRDLPYFNTKPEAD
- a CDS encoding glycosyltransferase family protein; this translates as MTIAFTICSINYLAQARTLGDSLKSTNPDVKFFIGLVDSLEGIAFENPYTTEFPMIEIDKIEIKDFQEMAERYNITELNTAVKPFYFTYFFRHYPEATEVIYFDPDIIVFQSLEGLINSLQKHSAVVTPHITTPIEDQLTPNELHHLNTGVYNLGFVAFMRSEENNRFIEWWEEKLRYECLIDLCNGLFVDQNWMNFLPVFVPDTLIERNPGYNAAYWNLHERTFSFQNERFMVNGEYQLLFFHYSGYDPAKPEILSKYQDRFELADRTDLTELFGIYRNSLLSKGNAYYRKFPCAYIKPAPVRRYQRVRKFLKKPIQYVIGQLETF